Proteins from a genomic interval of Stenotrophomonas maltophilia:
- the pgaB gene encoding poly-beta-1,6-N-acetyl-D-glucosamine N-deacetylase PgaB, with amino-acid sequence MARILRLIVLLLLAAAPPAFAQQALHLDAIDNGLLILSYHDIRDQVAAKGDADTYAVSTQNFAAHLDWLGAHGYHPVSLSQVIDASQGRATLPPKPVLLTFDDGLRSVYDKAFPLLQAYRYPALVAVITDYVDMAPGRTIDYGYRPFGHDDFVTWAQLKQMHGSGLIEVASHTDDLHHGVLANPQGNSTPAVVTRVYSPATHSYESEAQYEQRLRADLSRSVQRIQQHLGIRPRAIVWPYAAYNQLSNDIAEQLGMPVSFDLEGRSTPVASDLHGLARFLVSDNPTVEGLAYELRRDVALDGIRALQVDLDDVYDPDPAQQARNLDALIERVKRISPTHVYLQAFADPDGNNTADALYFPNRHMPMRADLFSRVAWQLKSRAGVKVYAWLPVLGFELPDPVQRKTLAIQNGDADGMYRLDFTNPKARQIMLDIYEDLAVNSYFEGLLFHDDGYLRDTELPALAAGDDGSARTRALIDFTLALRDSAQRWRPKLATVRNLYAEPVLRPQSEAWFAQRLDLFNKAYDQTALMAMPWMEGSRHPERWLDQLLAAVRAHDPQLQHTLFELQTVDWRSGQPIPAERLRAQIRQLQAQGVHHFAWYPDDFIAGQPSTHDARAAMSAGNFPYPEK; translated from the coding sequence ATGGCCCGCATCCTGCGACTGATCGTGCTCCTGCTGCTGGCTGCCGCACCGCCGGCGTTCGCGCAGCAGGCCCTGCATCTCGATGCCATTGACAACGGCCTGCTGATCCTCAGCTACCACGACATCCGCGACCAGGTCGCGGCCAAGGGTGATGCCGATACCTACGCGGTGAGCACGCAGAACTTCGCCGCGCACCTGGATTGGCTGGGTGCGCACGGCTATCACCCGGTGTCGTTGTCGCAGGTGATCGACGCCTCACAGGGCCGCGCCACGCTGCCGCCAAAGCCCGTGCTGCTGACCTTCGATGACGGCCTGCGCAGCGTCTACGACAAAGCGTTCCCGCTGCTGCAGGCCTACCGCTACCCGGCGCTGGTGGCAGTGATCACCGATTACGTGGACATGGCGCCCGGGCGCACCATCGACTATGGCTACCGCCCGTTCGGCCACGATGACTTCGTTACCTGGGCGCAGCTGAAGCAGATGCACGGCAGCGGCCTGATCGAAGTGGCCAGCCATACCGACGACCTGCATCACGGTGTGCTTGCCAATCCACAGGGCAACTCCACGCCGGCCGTGGTGACCCGCGTCTACAGCCCGGCCACCCACAGCTACGAAAGCGAAGCCCAGTACGAACAACGCCTGCGCGCCGACCTCTCGCGCAGCGTGCAGCGCATCCAGCAGCACCTGGGCATCCGCCCGCGCGCCATCGTCTGGCCCTATGCCGCCTACAACCAGCTGAGCAACGACATCGCCGAGCAGCTGGGCATGCCGGTATCCTTCGATCTGGAAGGCCGCAGCACACCGGTGGCCAGCGACCTGCATGGGCTGGCGCGCTTCCTGGTCAGCGACAACCCGACCGTGGAGGGCCTGGCCTACGAGCTGCGCCGCGACGTTGCGCTCGATGGCATCCGCGCGTTGCAGGTCGACCTGGATGATGTATACGACCCGGACCCGGCACAGCAGGCGCGCAACCTCGATGCGCTGATCGAGCGGGTCAAGCGCATCTCGCCCACCCACGTCTACCTGCAGGCCTTCGCCGACCCCGACGGCAACAACACCGCCGACGCACTGTACTTCCCCAACCGGCACATGCCGATGCGCGCGGACCTGTTCAGCCGGGTCGCCTGGCAGCTGAAGTCGCGCGCGGGGGTGAAGGTGTACGCCTGGCTGCCGGTGCTCGGGTTCGAGCTGCCCGATCCGGTGCAGCGGAAGACGTTGGCGATCCAAAACGGTGATGCCGACGGCATGTACCGGCTGGACTTCACCAACCCGAAGGCACGCCAGATCATGCTCGACATCTACGAGGATCTGGCCGTCAACTCGTACTTCGAAGGCCTGCTCTTCCATGATGATGGTTACCTGCGCGACACAGAACTGCCGGCGCTGGCAGCAGGCGACGATGGCAGCGCACGCACCCGGGCGCTGATCGACTTCACCCTGGCCCTGCGTGACAGTGCGCAGCGTTGGCGACCGAAGCTGGCGACAGTGCGCAACCTGTATGCCGAGCCGGTGTTGCGCCCGCAGAGTGAGGCCTGGTTTGCACAGCGCCTGGACCTGTTCAACAAGGCTTACGACCAGACCGCGCTGATGGCGATGCCATGGATGGAAGGCAGCAGGCACCCGGAACGTTGGCTTGACCAGCTGCTGGCCGCGGTGCGCGCGCACGATCCCCAGCTGCAGCACACCCTGTTCGAACTGCAGACCGTGGATTGGCGCAGCGGCCAGCCGATTCCCGCCGAACGTCTGCGCGCGCAGATCCGCCAGCTGCAGGCGCAGGGCGTCCACCATTTCGCCTGGTACCCGGATGACTTCATCGCCGGCCAGCCTTCCACCCATGATGCCCGCGCGGCGATGTCCGCCGGCAACTTCCCGTACCCGGAGAAGTGA
- the pgaD gene encoding poly-beta-1,6-N-acetyl-D-glucosamine biosynthesis protein PgaD gives MNAQHPSNRFDSRMIRKPHHQPRFQRTAWGFVTLAFWGFYFYLWAPLVTLVSWLIGGQMAWQQLYERKNQFDPYVLVALPLMLLCASVLLIGWAEYNRARFRGHERRLPRPLASLNEVAADLGASTGLAERLLGCKSATLHMDEHARPVGIRREVV, from the coding sequence ATGAACGCACAACACCCGTCCAACCGCTTCGACTCGCGGATGATCCGCAAGCCACATCATCAACCGCGCTTCCAGCGCACCGCCTGGGGCTTTGTCACCCTCGCGTTCTGGGGGTTCTACTTCTACCTGTGGGCGCCACTGGTGACCTTGGTGTCGTGGCTGATCGGCGGACAGATGGCCTGGCAGCAGCTGTATGAACGCAAGAACCAGTTCGACCCCTACGTGCTGGTCGCGCTGCCGCTGATGCTGCTGTGTGCAAGCGTGCTGCTGATCGGTTGGGCCGAGTACAACCGTGCGCGTTTCCGTGGCCACGAACGGCGCCTGCCACGGCCATTGGCCAGCCTCAATGAAGTAGCCGCCGATCTCGGCGCCAGCACCGGCCTGGCCGAGCGGCTGCTGGGCTGCAAGTCCGCTACGCTGCACATGGATGAGCATGCGCGGCCGGTGGGCATCCGCCGCGAGGTGGTGTAG
- the cydB gene encoding cytochrome d ubiquinol oxidase subunit II, protein MDFILLDYTTLRVIWWLLLGILLIGFAVMDGFDLGVGTLLPFVARNDAERRLVINTIGPVWEGNQVWLVLGGGAIFAAWPPLYAVSFSGFYLAMFVILFALILRPVGFKFRSKMPSERWRNTWDWALFIGGFIPALIMGVAVGNVLLGVPFHFDDSMRIFYTGSFFGLLMPFALLAGLLSVSMLVAHGAAMLVLKTDGPVAERAARFGSIAAIIAFVLFAVGGAWVAFGLPGYQITSQVVTDGATNPLLKTAELGAAGGWMRNYSTIPATILAPLLGLAGLLASAVLLRARRGGLAFIASGAAIAGIILTVGFAIFPFLLPSSSQPTSSLTVWDASSSHLTLWIMLLATAVFLPIIIGYTTWVYRVLKGKTTTEEMGNNPNAY, encoded by the coding sequence ATGGATTTCATTCTTCTGGACTACACCACGCTGCGCGTGATCTGGTGGCTGCTGCTCGGCATCCTGCTGATCGGTTTCGCCGTGATGGACGGTTTCGACCTGGGCGTGGGCACCCTGCTGCCCTTCGTTGCCCGCAATGACGCCGAGCGCCGGCTGGTGATCAACACCATCGGCCCGGTCTGGGAAGGCAACCAGGTGTGGCTGGTGCTCGGTGGCGGTGCGATCTTCGCCGCCTGGCCGCCGCTGTATGCGGTCAGCTTCTCCGGCTTCTACCTGGCGATGTTCGTGATCCTGTTCGCCCTGATCCTGCGTCCGGTCGGCTTCAAGTTCCGCAGCAAGATGCCGAGCGAGCGCTGGCGCAACACCTGGGACTGGGCGCTGTTCATCGGCGGCTTCATCCCGGCGCTGATCATGGGCGTGGCGGTGGGCAACGTACTGCTGGGCGTGCCGTTCCACTTCGATGACAGCATGCGCATCTTCTACACCGGCTCGTTCTTCGGCCTGCTGATGCCCTTCGCACTGTTGGCCGGCCTGCTCAGCGTGTCCATGCTGGTCGCCCACGGTGCCGCCATGCTGGTACTGAAGACCGACGGCCCGGTGGCCGAACGTGCAGCCCGCTTTGGCAGCATCGCTGCGATCATCGCCTTCGTGCTGTTCGCCGTGGGCGGCGCATGGGTGGCCTTCGGCCTGCCGGGGTACCAGATCACCTCGCAGGTGGTCACAGATGGCGCCACCAATCCGCTGCTGAAGACCGCCGAACTCGGCGCCGCCGGTGGCTGGATGCGCAACTACAGCACGATACCGGCCACGATCCTGGCCCCACTGCTCGGCCTGGCGGGCCTGCTGGCCAGCGCGGTGCTGCTGCGTGCCCGTCGTGGTGGCCTGGCCTTCATCGCCTCCGGTGCGGCCATCGCCGGCATCATCCTGACCGTCGGCTTCGCCATCTTCCCGTTCCTGCTGCCGTCCTCCAGCCAGCCCACCTCCAGCCTGACCGTGTGGGACGCCTCGTCCAGCCACCTGACCCTGTGGATCATGCTGCTGGCCACGGCGGTGTTCCTGCCGATCATCATCGGTTACACCACTTGGGTGTACCGCGTGCTGAAGGGCAAGACCACCACCGAAGAGATGGGCAACAACCCCAACGCGTATTGA
- the pgaA gene encoding poly-beta-1,6 N-acetyl-D-glucosamine export porin PgaA, producing the protein MVVHRRLALCVGLACTALAWASGAAPPDREAALAEIGRYRDQARWLDALGAIERASQQQPNDDLLFKLRVLTLGDIGNAWRAWELYQQRPQLFDAAQKQRLEGDYLAKLVVWSLAYSSSEDSRLEEAESTLARMQRYLGSEGTPPAQPPLRIRIDRLILLNRLGRHAQVREEARALQAEGHTLPDYVLPAVGDSLMGTLHPEEAIPVLQAAVAGDPTRDASHSELAYAYLESEQQEKAIDLLQAWRDKEPAWRWSNGKSPYANWSRYEADLNLAMVRAYSGDLRTAQHDLESMVDIAPGNGGLQSALGSVYMMRGWPRMALQRQQMAHALDPRDIEPRLGMEEAYVALQRDDLARPLHDDLVARYPTQPAVERMDQAWRVHRGWQLKAWTDIGRSSGGGGTSPLGNNDRHYGMEVQTPVLDDRWRLFAFADRRSVDFQDQRIDPLWLGAGVRYRFGRLDAEAAALRANDHVGDTGLRLGVGWQFNDYWHAGLVAVRNDPEASMQARVAGITADSVSAQVDYRRSELTHWTFGASRFRYDDGNHRELFSTSIEQRLLTRPRWLIDGLASAYTSRGSRDDAPYFNPKRDRMVEIGMRIDQQLWRHYERHFRHRLTVSLGDYWQDGFGSALVPSVSYMHEWQLGQGRVFEYGVRWSRPVYDGHRERHIGFEAALRWGE; encoded by the coding sequence ATGGTTGTCCACCGCCGGCTGGCGCTTTGCGTCGGCCTCGCCTGCACTGCCCTGGCCTGGGCCAGCGGCGCTGCCCCGCCCGATCGCGAGGCGGCCCTGGCCGAGATCGGCCGCTACCGCGACCAGGCCCGATGGCTGGATGCGCTGGGCGCCATCGAGCGTGCCAGCCAGCAACAGCCCAACGACGATCTACTGTTCAAGCTGCGCGTGCTGACCCTGGGCGACATCGGCAATGCCTGGCGCGCATGGGAGCTGTACCAGCAGCGCCCGCAGCTGTTCGATGCGGCCCAGAAGCAACGCCTGGAAGGCGACTACCTGGCCAAGCTGGTGGTGTGGAGCCTGGCCTACAGCAGCAGCGAGGACAGCCGCCTGGAAGAGGCTGAATCGACCCTGGCGCGCATGCAGCGTTACCTCGGCAGCGAAGGCACACCGCCCGCCCAGCCCCCCCTGCGGATCCGCATCGACCGGCTGATCCTGCTCAACCGGCTGGGCCGCCATGCGCAGGTCCGCGAGGAAGCACGGGCACTGCAGGCCGAAGGCCACACTCTGCCCGACTACGTGCTGCCCGCAGTAGGCGATTCGTTGATGGGCACCCTGCACCCGGAGGAAGCCATTCCGGTGCTGCAGGCAGCCGTCGCCGGCGATCCCACGCGCGATGCCTCGCACTCGGAACTGGCGTACGCCTATCTGGAAAGCGAACAGCAGGAAAAGGCCATCGACCTGCTGCAGGCATGGCGCGACAAGGAACCCGCGTGGCGCTGGAGCAACGGCAAGTCGCCGTATGCGAACTGGTCGCGCTACGAGGCCGACCTGAACCTGGCAATGGTGCGCGCCTACAGCGGCGACCTGCGCACCGCACAGCACGACCTGGAATCGATGGTCGACATCGCACCGGGCAACGGCGGCCTGCAGAGCGCACTGGGCAGCGTGTACATGATGCGCGGATGGCCACGCATGGCCCTGCAGCGCCAGCAGATGGCACATGCGCTGGACCCACGCGACATCGAGCCGCGGCTCGGCATGGAAGAGGCATACGTTGCCCTGCAACGCGATGATCTGGCGCGGCCGCTGCACGACGATCTGGTAGCACGCTACCCGACCCAGCCCGCCGTCGAGCGCATGGACCAGGCCTGGCGCGTACATCGCGGTTGGCAGCTGAAGGCATGGACCGACATTGGCCGCAGCTCCGGCGGCGGCGGCACATCGCCGCTGGGCAACAACGACCGTCACTACGGCATGGAAGTGCAGACGCCGGTGCTCGACGACCGCTGGCGGCTGTTCGCCTTCGCCGACAGGCGCTCGGTCGACTTCCAGGATCAGCGCATCGACCCGCTGTGGCTGGGTGCGGGCGTGCGCTACCGCTTCGGCCGACTGGATGCCGAAGCCGCCGCGCTGCGTGCCAACGACCACGTCGGCGATACCGGTCTGCGTCTCGGTGTCGGCTGGCAGTTCAACGATTACTGGCATGCCGGGCTGGTGGCCGTGCGCAACGATCCGGAAGCCTCGATGCAGGCGCGCGTAGCCGGCATCACCGCTGACAGCGTGAGCGCGCAGGTGGACTACCGGCGCAGCGAGCTGACCCACTGGACGTTCGGTGCCAGCCGCTTCCGCTACGACGACGGCAACCACCGCGAACTGTTCAGCACCAGCATTGAACAGCGCCTGCTGACCCGCCCACGCTGGTTGATCGATGGCCTCGCCAGTGCCTACACCAGCCGGGGCAGCCGCGACGACGCGCCCTACTTCAACCCGAAGCGCGACCGCATGGTCGAGATCGGAATGCGCATCGACCAGCAGTTGTGGCGGCACTACGAGCGCCACTTCCGGCACCGGCTGACGGTCTCGCTGGGTGACTACTGGCAGGATGGCTTCGGCAGCGCGCTGGTCCCTTCGGTGTCCTACATGCACGAATGGCAGCTGGGCCAGGGCCGCGTGTTCGAGTACGGCGTGCGCTGGTCGCGGCCGGTCTACGACGGCCACCGCGAGCGTCATATCGGCTTCGAAGCCGCACTGCGCTGGGGAGAGTGA
- a CDS encoding glutamate-5-semialdehyde dehydrogenase — MTALKDIPMSDIEAQARACRDAAQVVAGLDSDARRALLLAMAQALEVNAGLILAGNARDLAAARGKGVGSAMLDRLALDPPRLFAMAEAVREVAGLPDPVGQVTRDDVRPNGIRVQKVRVPLGVIAMIYEARPNVTAEAAALCLKAGNGVILRGGSEAIHSNTAIAQALAGALKANGVAPAAVTVLTDLRREAMLELLQLHELIDLAIPRGGEGLIRFVAEHARVPVIKHYKGVCHLFVDASADLGKALDLLVDGKCSRPAACNSLETLLVHRDVAGSFLPRVAKALGERGVQLRADAGAQSLLPGSTLATEDDYAAEFLDLVLAVRVVDDLDAAIAHIRAYTSDHTEVIATEDAGQAERFVNALRSAVVMVNASSRFSDGGQLGLGSEIGISTTRLHAYGPMGLEALTVERFVVRGEGQTRK; from the coding sequence ATGACCGCATTGAAGGACATTCCGATGAGCGACATCGAAGCGCAGGCGCGGGCCTGCCGTGACGCGGCCCAGGTGGTCGCCGGTCTCGACAGTGACGCCCGGCGCGCGCTGCTGCTGGCGATGGCACAGGCACTGGAGGTGAACGCCGGGCTGATCCTGGCCGGCAACGCGCGCGACCTTGCCGCTGCACGCGGGAAAGGCGTGGGCAGCGCCATGCTTGATCGGCTGGCACTGGATCCGCCGCGCCTGTTCGCGATGGCCGAGGCCGTGCGCGAAGTGGCCGGATTGCCAGATCCGGTCGGCCAGGTGACCCGCGATGACGTGCGCCCGAACGGGATCCGAGTGCAGAAGGTGCGCGTGCCGCTGGGCGTGATCGCGATGATCTACGAGGCGCGCCCGAACGTGACCGCCGAAGCCGCTGCGCTGTGCCTGAAGGCTGGCAATGGCGTGATCCTGCGTGGCGGCTCCGAAGCGATCCATTCCAACACCGCCATCGCGCAGGCGCTGGCGGGAGCACTCAAGGCCAACGGCGTGGCACCGGCCGCAGTGACGGTGCTGACCGACCTGCGCCGCGAGGCGATGCTGGAACTGCTGCAGCTGCACGAGCTGATCGACCTTGCGATTCCGCGTGGTGGCGAAGGCCTGATCCGTTTCGTCGCCGAACACGCACGGGTGCCGGTGATCAAGCACTACAAGGGCGTCTGCCACCTGTTCGTGGATGCCAGTGCCGACCTTGGCAAGGCTCTCGATCTGCTGGTGGATGGCAAGTGCAGTCGTCCTGCAGCCTGCAATTCGCTGGAGACGTTGCTGGTGCACCGTGACGTCGCCGGGTCGTTCCTGCCGCGCGTGGCGAAGGCGTTGGGCGAGCGCGGCGTGCAGCTGCGTGCCGATGCGGGTGCGCAGTCCCTGCTGCCGGGCAGCACGCTGGCCACCGAAGACGACTACGCCGCCGAGTTTCTCGACCTGGTACTGGCGGTGCGCGTGGTGGACGATCTCGATGCGGCCATCGCGCACATCCGTGCCTACACCTCCGACCATACCGAAGTGATCGCCACTGAAGATGCCGGTCAAGCCGAACGCTTCGTCAACGCGCTGCGCTCGGCGGTGGTGATGGTGAATGCCTCATCGCGCTTTTCCGATGGCGGCCAGCTCGGCCTGGGCAGCGAGATCGGCATTTCCACCACACGGCTGCATGCCTACGGCCCGATGGGACTGGAAGCGCTCACCGTCGAGCGCTTCGTGGTGCGTGGCGAAGGGCAGACGCGCAAGTAG
- the cydX gene encoding cytochrome bd-I oxidase subunit CydX translates to MWYFAWILGAGLASTVAILNGMWFEAREQNRIEKENRR, encoded by the coding sequence ATGTGGTATTTCGCCTGGATTCTCGGTGCCGGCCTCGCCTCGACGGTGGCCATCCTCAACGGCATGTGGTTCGAAGCCCGCGAGCAGAACCGCATCGAGAAGGAAAATCGTCGCTGA
- the pgaC gene encoding poly-beta-1,6-N-acetyl-D-glucosamine synthase — MDMHPLLQVLFQFAFYYPMVMAFFWMSGGLYYYFRRERHSRPRNDPPLMVDPPFASLLIPCHNESENLDDTLGAALAQRYPADYEVIAIDDGSSDDTGARLDVLAAKHPRLRVLHLDRNLGKANALRMGALAARSEYLVCIDGDAMLEEHALHWMVWHLVSGSRVGAVTGNPRIRNRSTLLGRLQVAEFSSIIGMIKRAQRVYGRIFTISGVIAGFRRTALHQVGWWSDDMVTEDIDISWRLQRAHWDIRYEPNALCFILMPETLKGLWRQRLRWAQGGVEVMLRHARSLLHWKERRMWGVLLEYVLSVIWAYTMLFIVVLWVLGKLIDMPPQLYIASLLPQWHGVILALVCLLQFASSLIIDRRYETQIGRNYFWVIWYPMAYWLISLSTTLVALPKTLLRRRSKRATWTSPDRGIR, encoded by the coding sequence ATGGACATGCATCCGCTGCTGCAGGTCCTGTTCCAGTTCGCCTTCTACTACCCGATGGTGATGGCGTTCTTCTGGATGTCGGGCGGTCTGTATTACTACTTCCGGCGCGAACGCCATTCGCGGCCGCGCAATGATCCTCCGTTGATGGTCGATCCACCGTTCGCTAGCCTGCTGATTCCCTGCCACAACGAATCGGAGAACCTGGACGACACCCTGGGGGCCGCGCTGGCGCAGCGCTATCCGGCCGACTACGAGGTAATCGCCATCGACGATGGCAGCAGTGACGACACCGGCGCCCGGCTCGATGTGCTGGCGGCGAAGCATCCCCGGCTGCGCGTGCTGCACCTGGACCGCAACCTCGGCAAGGCCAATGCGCTGCGAATGGGGGCGCTGGCGGCACGCTCGGAGTACCTGGTGTGCATCGATGGCGATGCCATGCTGGAGGAACACGCCCTGCACTGGATGGTCTGGCACCTGGTCAGTGGCAGCCGGGTCGGCGCGGTCACCGGCAACCCACGCATCCGCAACCGTTCCACCCTGCTCGGGCGCCTGCAGGTGGCCGAGTTCTCTTCGATCATCGGCATGATCAAGCGCGCGCAACGTGTCTACGGGCGCATCTTCACGATCTCCGGGGTCATCGCCGGCTTCCGTCGTACCGCACTGCACCAGGTCGGCTGGTGGTCGGACGACATGGTGACCGAGGACATCGACATCAGCTGGCGCCTGCAGCGTGCGCACTGGGACATCCGCTACGAGCCCAACGCGCTGTGCTTCATCCTGATGCCGGAAACGCTGAAAGGCCTGTGGCGGCAACGGCTGCGCTGGGCGCAGGGCGGCGTGGAAGTGATGCTGCGGCATGCGCGTTCACTGCTGCACTGGAAGGAGCGGCGCATGTGGGGCGTGCTGCTGGAGTATGTGCTGAGCGTGATCTGGGCCTACACCATGCTGTTCATCGTGGTGTTGTGGGTGCTGGGCAAGCTCATCGACATGCCGCCGCAGCTGTACATCGCCAGCCTGCTGCCGCAATGGCATGGCGTGATTCTGGCCCTGGTCTGCCTGCTGCAGTTCGCCAGCAGCCTGATCATCGACCGTCGTTACGAAACACAGATTGGACGCAACTACTTCTGGGTCATCTGGTACCCGATGGCGTACTGGCTGATCAGCCTTTCCACCACCCTGGTGGCGCTTCCCAAGACCCTGCTGCGCCGTCGCAGCAAGCGCGCTACCTGGACCAGCCCTGACCGGGGGATCCGATGA
- a CDS encoding CynX/NimT family MFS transporter yields MSSSTSDSPSLLHGRVLAFAAILLAAVNLRTAVTSITPLLDVLGQQFGFGTTMTGVLGMLPTASFALFGVATPALARRLGLERTTLLAMVMAMAGLLLRSSAGNVGTLLLGSVLALAGMGIGNVVVPPLVKRYFANKVGTMSTLYISVLQLGTMLPALLAVPVANAAGWRVSLGMWALLALAAALPWLLLASRAPKPLADATDPTAQPHGKVWRTSLGWSMTLMFGMTSLMTYSMFTWLPRIVVEAGGTPAFGGVMVAVFSALGLLPSLVIPSMAVRLQNPFPLVLIGFFSFVIAFTGLLLAPMKAPLLWACLLGVGPSTFPLALTLINLRTRTPTGSAALSGFMQGVGYSFSCLGPFLVGWLHTVSDGWTLPFSFLFGCATLMLCASWVACKPRKLEDLW; encoded by the coding sequence ATGAGTTCCTCCACTTCCGATTCGCCGTCGCTGCTGCACGGTCGTGTCCTCGCGTTTGCCGCGATCCTGCTGGCAGCGGTCAACCTGCGCACTGCGGTCACCTCGATCACCCCGCTGCTGGACGTGCTCGGCCAGCAGTTCGGCTTCGGTACCACCATGACCGGCGTGCTGGGCATGCTGCCGACCGCCTCGTTCGCGCTGTTCGGCGTGGCCACGCCGGCACTGGCGCGGCGCCTGGGCCTGGAACGCACCACCCTGCTGGCGATGGTGATGGCGATGGCCGGCCTGCTTCTGCGCTCCAGCGCCGGCAACGTCGGCACGCTGCTGCTCGGTTCGGTGCTGGCACTGGCTGGCATGGGCATCGGCAACGTGGTGGTGCCGCCGCTGGTGAAGCGCTATTTCGCCAACAAGGTCGGCACCATGAGCACGCTGTACATCAGCGTGCTGCAGCTGGGCACGATGCTGCCGGCACTGCTGGCGGTACCGGTGGCCAATGCTGCGGGCTGGCGCGTATCGCTGGGCATGTGGGCGCTGCTGGCGCTCGCCGCCGCACTGCCGTGGCTGCTGCTGGCCAGTCGCGCGCCGAAGCCGCTGGCCGACGCCACCGACCCCACCGCACAACCGCACGGCAAGGTCTGGCGCACGTCGCTGGGCTGGAGCATGACGCTGATGTTCGGCATGACCTCGCTGATGACCTATTCGATGTTCACCTGGCTGCCGCGCATCGTGGTCGAGGCCGGGGGCACGCCCGCGTTCGGCGGCGTGATGGTGGCCGTGTTCTCGGCACTGGGCCTGCTGCCGTCGCTGGTCATCCCATCGATGGCGGTGCGCTTGCAGAACCCGTTCCCGCTGGTGCTGATCGGTTTCTTCTCGTTCGTGATCGCCTTCACCGGCCTGCTGCTGGCACCGATGAAGGCCCCGCTGCTGTGGGCCTGCCTGCTCGGCGTCGGTCCGTCCACCTTCCCGCTGGCGCTGACCCTGATCAACCTGCGCACGCGCACCCCCACCGGCTCGGCGGCGCTGTCCGGCTTCATGCAGGGCGTGGGCTACAGCTTCAGCTGCCTGGGGCCGTTCCTGGTCGGCTGGCTGCACACGGTCAGCGACGGCTGGACACTCCCGTTCAGCTTCCTGTTCGGCTGCGCCACCCTGATGCTGTGCGCCTCCTGGGTGGCCTGCAAGCCACGCAAGCTGGAAGACCTCTGGTAA